Proteins encoded together in one Treponema primitia ZAS-1 window:
- a CDS encoding HD domain-containing protein, which produces MDHSAIFGPLVSAGYSVRLHSFSALDCYMRLAPLPYTLAETSADIPALARLLEGLRFPGADIADGAVDMDGQSWYFRCVDPDDIRHPSYTLLSLTQDWKTKRFRDLLDMYPLIRELRDQGRGITPKNTIPEPAVSAPWWTGLTPGGDRYQALMDAALILARYGKYEDSTVDPHTPPIVKILRLLDTLKPGLTPKPEAQRLLLTGILVSPRPDLGLELLKAAGFIREFWPELAILDDVDHSKEFHPEGNVWKHTLETFRYRKTVGHGPSSGNGQTAHNHSAYDLRLSLGLLLHDVGKPLAVSSGSRRFDGHAELGARAARKFLERLEFDPPLIEDIYYLVKNHMLPAALPRLPLIRTQEILESPLFPTLLELYRCDESSSFKGLDGYYESSAAYQSYLRNRRNPYRSADGKKMGKRSIRGY; this is translated from the coding sequence ATGGACCATTCAGCAATCTTCGGCCCCCTTGTTTCCGCAGGCTATTCGGTAAGGCTTCATAGTTTCAGCGCCCTGGATTGCTATATGAGACTGGCCCCCTTGCCCTATACCCTGGCGGAAACCAGCGCCGATATTCCGGCATTGGCCCGGCTCCTGGAGGGGCTGCGTTTTCCCGGCGCGGATATCGCCGATGGGGCGGTGGATATGGATGGACAAAGCTGGTACTTCCGCTGTGTTGATCCCGATGATATCCGCCATCCGTCCTATACCTTATTATCCCTAACCCAGGATTGGAAAACCAAACGTTTCCGGGACCTCCTGGATATGTACCCCCTGATCCGGGAACTACGGGACCAAGGCCGGGGCATCACCCCAAAAAACACCATCCCCGAGCCCGCCGTTTCCGCTCCCTGGTGGACCGGCCTTACCCCCGGCGGCGATCGTTACCAGGCGCTCATGGACGCCGCGCTCATCCTGGCCCGGTACGGCAAGTACGAGGATTCCACCGTTGATCCACACACTCCACCCATCGTCAAAATTCTGCGGCTCCTGGATACCCTTAAGCCGGGTCTTACGCCTAAACCTGAAGCGCAACGGCTCCTCCTAACAGGCATCCTGGTGTCCCCACGTCCGGATCTGGGGCTGGAACTTCTCAAGGCCGCCGGTTTCATCCGGGAGTTTTGGCCGGAACTCGCTATTCTGGATGACGTGGATCACTCCAAAGAATTCCATCCCGAAGGCAATGTATGGAAGCACACCCTGGAAACCTTTCGATACCGGAAAACTGTAGGGCATGGCCCTAGTTCGGGAAATGGCCAAACGGCCCATAATCATTCGGCCTACGATCTCCGTCTTTCCCTGGGGCTTTTGCTCCACGATGTAGGGAAGCCCCTGGCAGTCTCTTCCGGAAGCCGCCGTTTCGATGGTCATGCAGAGTTGGGCGCCAGGGCGGCCCGGAAATTTCTGGAACGCCTGGAATTCGATCCCCCGCTTATCGAAGATATTTACTACCTGGTAAAAAACCATATGCTCCCCGCGGCCTTGCCCAGGCTGCCCCTAATCAGAACCCAGGAAATTTTGGAATCCCCCCTGTTCCCTACCCTGCTGGAACTCTACCGCTGTGACGAGTCCTCGTCCTTCAAGGGCCTGGACGGCTACTATGAAAGCAGCGCCGCCTATCAGAGCTACCTGCGGAATCGCCGTAACCCATACCGGTCCGCAGACGGAAAAAAGATGGGAAAACGGAGCATCCGGGGATATTGA
- a CDS encoding Na/Pi cotransporter family protein translates to MKIIAIIFQIFGSLGFLLYGMKLMSDGIQKSAGQTLHRVLSFMTNNRVMAVLTGALITLIIQSSSASTVMVVSFVNAGILTLEQSIGVIFGANIGTTGTAWIVSLIGFKFNITAFAIPAFGIGFLLITLKRLHLENLGETLMGFSLLFLGLEWLSEAIPDLNTDTLQVFLSGIASSGVKGLLIGVLVGAVVTAIVNSSSAVTAIIITMAYNGLLTWEFAAALTLGSNIGTTTDAPLASIGALVNARRAALVHVLFNVSGTIIACLFFKPLLALVDFITPGTVESSIGIHIAMFHTVFNVFSTIIFLPFVKQIALFTQKIIKANNSVEIPSEYHLEFISSGIKDSGEAHIIRVEKEIADMTMVVNTMFKVLREGFVDLTDQFVEKKIDILEKQENYADQMKEEISNYLLKCSELSINKKTKNNIPLLITIVSDLENMTDDCFTVAMLLKRSLEKKISFEKADFERLLPYADITKKFLDFITVHINRHLTGEELKEAKEFEIQIDSLRKEFKKIAKKRLKNGANVKAELLYIDLVRKIEKIGDYAFSISKNLAKIQ, encoded by the coding sequence ATGAAAATAATAGCAATTATATTTCAAATTTTTGGCAGCTTGGGATTCTTGCTGTACGGCATGAAGCTAATGAGTGACGGTATTCAAAAAAGCGCCGGGCAAACATTACACCGTGTTTTGAGCTTTATGACAAACAACCGTGTGATGGCGGTTTTAACCGGCGCCCTTATTACGCTTATCATTCAGTCTTCAAGCGCCTCAACGGTCATGGTCGTTTCTTTTGTCAATGCGGGAATTCTGACCCTTGAACAGTCCATAGGGGTAATTTTCGGCGCAAACATCGGAACAACCGGAACGGCATGGATTGTTTCACTTATTGGGTTTAAATTTAACATCACCGCCTTTGCGATTCCGGCATTTGGTATCGGTTTTCTTTTAATAACCCTAAAGCGCCTTCACCTGGAAAATTTAGGTGAAACCCTCATGGGTTTTTCGCTTCTTTTTTTAGGGCTGGAATGGTTGTCTGAGGCTATACCGGATTTAAACACCGATACTTTGCAGGTATTTTTATCGGGGATAGCAAGCTCAGGTGTAAAGGGTCTGCTTATTGGCGTCCTTGTGGGAGCGGTTGTTACCGCAATCGTCAATTCATCAAGCGCGGTAACCGCAATAATTATTACCATGGCCTATAACGGCTTGCTCACCTGGGAATTTGCCGCGGCACTGACGTTGGGCAGCAACATCGGTACCACAACAGACGCTCCTCTTGCTTCAATCGGCGCATTGGTAAACGCACGGCGCGCAGCGTTGGTACATGTTTTGTTTAACGTTTCCGGAACCATAATCGCCTGCTTATTTTTTAAACCCCTGCTTGCCCTGGTCGATTTTATTACACCGGGAACGGTGGAATCATCAATAGGAATTCACATTGCAATGTTCCATACCGTATTTAACGTTTTTTCTACAATTATTTTCCTGCCCTTTGTGAAACAAATAGCCCTATTTACCCAAAAAATTATCAAGGCCAATAACAGCGTAGAAATTCCCAGTGAATATCACCTTGAATTTATTTCGTCCGGTATAAAGGACAGCGGAGAAGCGCACATAATCCGTGTGGAGAAAGAAATAGCCGATATGACAATGGTCGTAAATACTATGTTTAAAGTTCTTAGGGAAGGATTTGTAGACTTAACGGATCAATTCGTTGAAAAAAAAATAGATATACTAGAAAAACAGGAAAATTATGCCGATCAGATGAAAGAGGAGATCTCAAACTATTTATTAAAATGCTCTGAATTATCTATAAACAAAAAAACAAAAAACAATATCCCTTTGTTGATCACCATTGTAAGCGACCTTGAAAATATGACGGATGATTGTTTTACCGTTGCAATGTTATTAAAACGCAGTCTTGAGAAGAAGATATCCTTTGAAAAAGCCGATTTTGAACGTCTTTTACCATATGCGGATATTACCAAAAAGTTTTTAGATTTCATTACGGTACATATTAACCGGCATTTGACCGGAGAAGAATTAAAAGAAGCAAAGGAATTTGAAATTCAAATTGATAGTCTTCGAAAGGAATTTAAGAAAATCGCTAAGAAACGGCTTAAAAACGGCGCTAATGTTAAAGCGGAGTTATTGTATATTGATCTTGTACGAAAAATAGAAAAAATCGGCGATTACGCATTCAGTATTTCTAAGAACCTTGCAAAAATTCAATAA